The window GTCCTCGGTCGTTGCCAATCGGAATTTTTCTTCAACTCGTTGGTCTGGGTTGATGATTGATCCACAAGAGCATATTGCTAATAAACATAGAACAGTTCCGAAGTATAAGAAGGTTCTTTTCATCAATATGTTATTTATTGGTCCGCCCTTGTTAACGTAGTTTTACTTTCCTCTACGGAGTTTTGTCGTTTCAGTTTTGATTGTCCGCAGTTTTGTTTCGCAAAACTTAATCAGCTCGTTTGCTTGTTTAACTTTTGCAGCAAGGGTGTCAACTTTTATTTCATCGTCTTCAATTTCCTCAACAAGTTCTGCTAAGTCGTTGAATGCCTTGTCAAAGGTCAATTCCTTTTTCATTCTTTAT is drawn from Flavobacteriales bacterium and contains these coding sequences:
- the xseB gene encoding exodeoxyribonuclease VII small subunit, translating into MKKELTFDKAFNDLAELVEEIEDDEIKVDTLAAKVKQANELIKFCETKLRTIKTETTKLRRGK